From one Methanomassiliicoccales archaeon genomic stretch:
- a CDS encoding ABC transporter permease subunit produces the protein MVFFLFFVILPTVYILSYAFTSWGSIQTFVLDDPATMKVIMDSIVASFQIAGIVTVIDILVGLPVAWMLVRKQFRGKRFLDTLIDMPLAVPTAALGFSAAIFFALTPESLQAPSFALNAISSPYLLIILLHVVFSYPYMVRSLSAILVQIDQTYETAGRTLGASALTAARTITLPLFRAGLVTGIILCFARSLSETGGTMIALATMANSQGFQTGPTIIGQWKGMLGTHPDLAAPLAFVSILLILLALVLLVVLKLVIMKVRLPMGRIWPYPERFLSRGLVPKAKDGLAILFLIIFVLVPSFFIFSYVMVATPTSLDWGPFTDSLLFSFLIAGVVTVIDIALGVPLALYIAKNHTGRISPILDVLVNVPLIVPTAALGYSLGVFWTSQSLIPTYDVLLIILAHVAFTYPLVVRNVAGAVEEVDPTFEETARTLGAKPVQAFRRVLYPMIKGSILAGAIMAFTRSLGETGATLAVVSNANTAPVYIVNLIYAGGYYTAGLACIVLIVVSYIAMLTLRYITNGRRSR, from the coding sequence GTGGTCTTTTTCCTATTCTTCGTCATCCTTCCTACGGTCTACATCCTCAGTTACGCCTTCACCAGCTGGGGTTCCATCCAGACCTTCGTACTGGACGATCCGGCCACCATGAAGGTGATAATGGATTCCATCGTCGCCTCCTTCCAGATCGCCGGGATCGTTACCGTGATCGACATCCTGGTGGGGCTGCCCGTAGCCTGGATGCTGGTACGAAAGCAGTTCCGGGGGAAGAGGTTCCTGGATACGCTGATAGATATGCCCTTGGCAGTTCCAACCGCCGCCTTGGGCTTCAGCGCCGCCATATTCTTCGCCCTGACCCCAGAGAGCCTTCAGGCTCCCTCTTTCGCCCTCAACGCCATCAGTTCACCCTACCTGTTGATAATCCTGCTGCACGTGGTGTTCTCATATCCTTACATGGTACGATCGCTCTCGGCCATCCTGGTCCAGATCGATCAAACCTATGAGACCGCCGGACGCACACTCGGCGCCAGTGCCCTTACGGCGGCCCGTACCATCACCCTCCCACTGTTCCGTGCAGGTCTGGTCACCGGGATCATCCTCTGCTTCGCTCGAAGTTTGAGCGAGACCGGTGGTACCATGATCGCCTTGGCCACCATGGCCAACTCGCAGGGCTTTCAGACCGGTCCCACCATCATCGGCCAGTGGAAGGGCATGCTGGGGACACATCCGGACCTGGCCGCGCCACTGGCCTTCGTTAGCATACTCCTGATATTACTGGCCTTAGTGCTCTTGGTGGTGCTAAAGCTCGTCATCATGAAGGTCCGTCTGCCTATGGGGCGCATCTGGCCATACCCTGAGCGTTTCCTATCTCGGGGATTGGTCCCCAAAGCCAAGGACGGCTTGGCCATTCTGTTCCTGATAATCTTCGTTCTCGTTCCTTCTTTCTTCATCTTCTCCTATGTAATGGTGGCCACCCCTACCTCCCTGGACTGGGGGCCTTTCACCGACAGCCTGCTGTTCTCCTTCCTCATTGCGGGAGTGGTTACAGTGATAGACATCGCCCTGGGGGTCCCATTGGCGCTGTACATCGCCAAGAACCACACTGGCAGAATATCGCCCATATTGGATGTGCTGGTCAACGTCCCCCTTATCGTACCCACCGCCGCTCTGGGATATTCCCTCGGGGTCTTCTGGACCAGCCAGAGCCTGATACCTACCTACGACGTCCTGCTCATCATCCTGGCCCACGTGGCCTTCACCTATCCTTTGGTCGTGCGCAACGTCGCCGGAGCGGTGGAGGAGGTCGACCCCACTTTCGAGGAGACCGCTAGGACCCTTGGCGCCAAACCGGTCCAGGCCTTTCGCCGGGTGCTCTACCCAATGATAAAAGGTTCCATACTGGCCGGGGCGATAATGGCATTCACCCGTAGTCTAGGGGAAACAGGTGCCACCTTGGCAGTGGTCAGCAATGCCAACACCGCACCGGTCTACATCGTCAACCTGATCTATGCTGGAGGATATTACACCGCTGGACTTGCGTGCATAGTGCTCATAGTTGTTTCTTACATAGCTATGCTTACCCTCCGTTACATCACCAACGGCAGGAGGTCCCGCTGA